The Methanobrevibacter sp. genome contains a region encoding:
- a CDS encoding 7-cyano-7-deazaguanine synthase, protein MYTKEFILEEVNAIRDEIGHEKVNISIEKLYFENNELWIVTEDRPDKSAIIGKGGWVVGKLKEKLGLSSIHVESYGDFLNKEYKLKLSKKTVDNLDLDSVGVKNLNKIIEDKLDSIYSFNFESYFSENKFEESENIEAVVALSGGVDSSFSLILAKKLGFNPIAITIDPGTIILPNQFKRNIKSLTESLDVNHEYIKTDYSDIINESFTGKLHPCGRCSKNTSELAKQYAKEREIPIIIFGDMLATGSQCINLQDDSLYRLNLPASLSVGKQEIKSLIRNYNLSEFKGFGCPLLYEVHRKFPHMKKFSIQRILRETRSGALEPGEALDLIWSFYKTD, encoded by the coding sequence ATGTATACGAAGGAATTCATTTTAGAGGAAGTCAATGCCATAAGAGATGAGATTGGCCATGAAAAAGTAAACATTTCAATAGAAAAGCTTTACTTTGAAAACAATGAATTATGGATTGTTACTGAAGACCGTCCTGATAAATCAGCCATTATAGGAAAAGGAGGATGGGTGGTTGGAAAGCTTAAAGAGAAATTGGGCCTTTCCAGCATCCATGTTGAATCCTATGGCGATTTTTTAAACAAGGAATATAAGCTCAAGCTATCTAAAAAAACAGTTGATAATCTTGATTTGGATTCAGTTGGTGTTAAAAACCTTAACAAAATAATTGAAGACAAATTGGATAGCATCTACAGTTTTAATTTTGAAAGCTATTTCAGTGAAAACAAATTTGAGGAATCTGAAAATATAGAGGCTGTCGTTGCTCTTTCAGGCGGTGTTGACAGTAGCTTTTCATTGATTTTAGCTAAAAAACTAGGTTTCAATCCAATAGCCATTACAATTGATCCGGGAACAATTATCTTGCCGAACCAGTTCAAGAGAAACATTAAATCATTGACAGAATCATTAGATGTCAACCACGAATACATCAAAACAGATTACTCGGACATCATAAATGAATCATTTACCGGGAAACTTCATCCCTGCGGAAGATGTTCCAAAAATACATCCGAACTTGCTAAGCAATATGCAAAAGAAAGAGAAATTCCAATAATTATCTTCGGTGATATGCTTGCAACCGGCAGCCAATGCATAAATCTGCAAGATGATTCATTATATCGTTTGAACCTTCCAGCAAGTTTAAGCGTTGGCAAACAAGAGATAAAATCCTTAATCAGAAACTATAATTTAAGCGAGTTTAAAGGATTCGGCTGTCCGCTGTTGTATGAAGTACACAGGAAATTCCCGCATATGAAGAAATTTTCAATACAGAGAATTCTAAGGGAAACCCGTTCAGGTGCACTTGAACCCGGCGAGGCACTGGATTTGATTTGGAGTTTTTATAAAACAGATTGA
- a CDS encoding aldo/keto reductase has product MIYRKLGNTGIEVSEIAFGAEFLVERPYEDTEELIRACEDNGINFVDCWMSEPDVRSHLGKAIKDNRDNWIIQGHIGSTWQNEQYVRTREMDKVISAFEDFMERFQIDTLDFGMIHYVDQLEDYDEIMNGPFMDYVRKLKSEGTIAHIGLSTHNPDIGLLAAENPEIELLMFSINPAYDMFGAMDDIEEYRKEDAFDNDLSSINPQRAEIYELCEKNGTALTVMKGFAGGNLLSDETSPFGVALTPVQCIHYALEQKGVSSIFVGVKTVDELMESLRYCEAGEAEKDYSEVLKNAPKHSFKGQCTYCGHCQPCSSGIDIAMINKLFDLAKNHDEVPASVQEHYNNLKYDATECIACGECELRCPFEVHIVDVMLDAQDLFGF; this is encoded by the coding sequence ATGATATATAGGAAGTTGGGAAATACTGGAATTGAGGTATCGGAAATTGCATTCGGGGCCGAATTTTTAGTTGAAAGGCCTTATGAAGACACTGAAGAGCTAATTAGAGCTTGTGAAGATAATGGGATTAACTTTGTTGACTGCTGGATGAGTGAGCCCGATGTCCGCTCCCATTTGGGCAAAGCTATAAAAGATAATCGTGACAATTGGATTATTCAGGGACATATCGGTTCAACTTGGCAAAATGAGCAGTATGTAAGGACCCGTGAAATGGACAAGGTGATCTCTGCTTTTGAAGACTTCATGGAACGCTTTCAGATTGATACTTTAGACTTTGGAATGATTCATTATGTGGACCAGCTGGAGGATTATGATGAAATCATGAACGGCCCATTTATGGATTATGTCCGAAAGCTGAAAAGTGAGGGGACAATAGCTCACATTGGATTAAGTACACATAACCCTGATATTGGGCTTTTAGCTGCAGAAAACCCTGAAATTGAACTTCTGATGTTTTCAATCAATCCCGCTTATGACATGTTTGGAGCGATGGATGACATTGAGGAGTATAGAAAGGAAGATGCTTTTGATAATGATTTGTCCTCCATCAATCCCCAAAGAGCAGAAATCTATGAGTTGTGTGAAAAGAACGGCACTGCGCTAACAGTAATGAAAGGTTTCGCTGGGGGAAATTTATTGTCTGATGAAACTTCCCCATTTGGAGTTGCATTAACTCCTGTTCAATGCATACATTACGCTTTAGAGCAAAAAGGGGTTTCAAGCATTTTTGTAGGCGTCAAAACTGTAGACGAGCTTATGGAGTCATTAAGGTATTGCGAAGCTGGTGAAGCAGAGAAGGATTATTCTGAAGTATTGAAAAATGCACCTAAACACTCTTTTAAAGGTCAATGCACTTACTGTGGGCATTGCCAGCCATGCAGTTCAGGAATCGACATAGCAATGATAAATAAATTGTTTGACCTTGCAAAAAATCATGATGAAGTTCCTGCAAGTGTTCAGGAACATTATAATAACTTAAAATATGATGCAAC
- a CDS encoding NAD(P)H-binding protein, with product MNIAIIGATGKFGRLFTAKLLSNPNYQLTLISKSASSIYEDSHRVTAKSIDATNQKDLEKALEGHDLVYCAVSGVDQPVIARNLVELNAKRLIYMTVVGIYNELAEGNGDEYNVDNEKEQIPNRNAVDIIEKSDLDYTILRCGYLIHGDEDEYVLTKKGEAPKGYISTMASVEKIALEIIEDNKKYSRESISITKDMS from the coding sequence ATGAATATTGCAATTATCGGAGCAACCGGGAAATTCGGAAGATTATTTACAGCCAAATTACTTTCAAATCCAAACTACCAGCTAACATTAATATCAAAATCCGCAAGCAGCATCTATGAAGACAGCCACAGAGTAACTGCAAAAAGCATTGATGCCACAAATCAAAAAGACCTCGAAAAGGCTTTGGAAGGACATGATTTGGTATACTGTGCCGTTTCAGGCGTGGATCAGCCAGTCATTGCCAGAAATCTTGTGGAATTAAACGCTAAAAGATTGATTTATATGACCGTTGTCGGAATCTATAACGAATTGGCTGAAGGCAACGGCGACGAATATAATGTGGATAATGAAAAAGAGCAGATTCCAAACAGAAATGCTGTCGACATCATTGAAAAAAGTGACTTGGACTACACAATACTCAGATGCGGTTATCTAATCCATGGCGACGAAGACGAGTATGTACTAACTAAAAAAGGCGAAGCCCCAAAAGGGTATATCTCCACAATGGCATCTGTTGAAAAGATAGCCTTGGAGATTATCGAAGACAACAAAAAGTACTCACGTGAAAGCATTTCAATTACAAAAGATATGAGTTAA